A single genomic interval of Bacteroidota bacterium harbors:
- the secDF gene encoding protein translocase subunit SecDF codes for MKSQGAIKVFAIAFALVCMFQLSFTLVTKWVESDAADFANGNPILEKQYLDSVSSEKVYPILPFTYRQCKDREINLGLDLKGGMNATLEVSIPDLIRNLAKNSTNPDFNGAMDEAYKRQLTSQKGFVDLFYESFKDKSPSKSLAGIFANKDNSKYITNVSSNDEVISYIRKQATDAIDRTFKILRSRIDKFGTTQPNIQKLGTTGRILVELPGVSDPVRVKKLLQGTARLEFYRTYDLKQFAQKDGVWDRMNTAVRNKMGGIKLDTALVKDTGQQALDNKVFDSIPFAKYFQRVNSNGEENVLCYVSVKDTPKFNNLIQMADMKSLAPNVRLLYAAKQRSKSEPFYGVYIIETKNDGSPLLDGSVITDARKDVNQGGAKEISMSMNSDGAKAWKLITGQNKDKFIAIVLDSVVYSAPRVINEIPNGQSQITGNFTDEEASDMANILKAGQLPAPAHIVEEAIVGPTLGQESINAGLLSFIIALLLVLVFMVFYYSNAGWVADIALFCNVFFIMGVLASLNAVLTMPGIAGIVLTIGLSVDANILIFERIREELLSGKATSNAIRDGYKNAMSSILDSNITTLLLGIILYMFGTGPVQGFATTLIIGILTSLFSAIFITRMVFERWLSKNKEIRFSTNFSKGAFRNINIDWVKRRKSYYLFSSSIIALGVVFYFINGFNFGVGFKGGRTYTVEFNKTASNDELRAELAKTLGNPPEVKTFGESRKKITTTYKINETDNKTDSIVEGALIAGLHNWGVTKLDIKSSQKVEPTIADDIKQTAIWAILFSCVLMFIFIMIRFRKWQYGLGATVALFHDVLIILSFYTILNGVMPFTLEIDQDFIAALLTVMGYSMTDTVVVFDRIREYLNLRKKRELEGEEKITVINHALNSTLSRTLITSLTIFIVILAIFIFGGEVIRGFSFSLLIGIVIGTYSSICIATPVVVDFDKDKS; via the coding sequence ATGAAAAGCCAAGGAGCCATTAAGGTATTTGCCATTGCATTCGCATTGGTCTGCATGTTCCAACTGTCATTTACATTGGTAACAAAGTGGGTAGAAAGCGATGCCGCCGACTTTGCGAACGGGAACCCCATCCTCGAAAAACAATATCTTGATTCGGTTAGTTCCGAAAAAGTATATCCAATTTTGCCATTTACTTATAGGCAATGCAAAGACCGGGAAATAAATTTAGGACTGGACTTAAAAGGTGGAATGAACGCCACTTTAGAAGTTTCAATTCCCGACCTTATCCGCAACCTTGCAAAAAACAGCACCAATCCCGATTTCAATGGTGCTATGGATGAAGCCTATAAAAGGCAGCTTACTAGCCAAAAAGGTTTTGTGGATTTATTCTATGAATCGTTTAAAGACAAAAGCCCAAGCAAAAGCCTTGCAGGAATTTTTGCAAATAAAGATAACTCCAAGTATATAACAAATGTATCATCGAACGATGAAGTAATTAGCTATATACGCAAGCAAGCCACTGATGCTATCGATCGTACTTTCAAAATCCTAAGGTCGCGTATCGACAAGTTTGGTACCACCCAGCCTAATATACAAAAATTGGGGACAACAGGCCGTATTTTGGTGGAATTGCCCGGTGTGAGCGACCCTGTGCGTGTAAAGAAACTTTTGCAAGGTACTGCACGCTTAGAGTTTTATCGTACCTACGACCTTAAACAATTTGCCCAAAAGGATGGTGTATGGGATCGCATGAATACTGCCGTTCGTAATAAAATGGGAGGTATAAAATTAGATACCGCATTGGTAAAAGACACAGGCCAGCAAGCACTAGATAATAAAGTTTTCGATTCCATTCCATTTGCGAAATATTTTCAACGCGTAAATTCCAATGGCGAAGAAAATGTATTGTGTTACGTGTCCGTAAAAGACACACCTAAATTCAATAATTTAATACAAATGGCCGATATGAAGTCGTTGGCCCCAAATGTACGTTTATTATATGCTGCCAAACAACGTTCTAAGTCAGAACCTTTTTATGGGGTTTATATTATCGAAACTAAAAATGATGGCTCACCTTTATTGGACGGTAGCGTAATTACTGATGCTAGAAAAGATGTGAACCAAGGTGGTGCCAAAGAAATTTCGATGAGCATGAACAGCGACGGTGCAAAAGCATGGAAACTGATAACAGGGCAAAACAAAGATAAGTTTATAGCCATCGTCTTGGATAGTGTGGTTTATTCGGCACCAAGGGTTATTAATGAAATACCCAACGGGCAATCGCAGATTACAGGAAACTTCACCGATGAGGAAGCAAGCGACATGGCCAATATATTAAAAGCAGGTCAGTTGCCAGCTCCAGCACATATTGTTGAAGAAGCTATAGTAGGTCCTACCTTGGGTCAGGAATCTATTAATGCAGGTTTGCTTTCCTTTATTATAGCTTTATTATTGGTATTGGTATTTATGGTATTCTATTATAGTAATGCAGGTTGGGTTGCCGATATCGCTTTGTTCTGTAACGTATTCTTTATTATGGGTGTGTTGGCTTCGCTTAATGCAGTGCTCACCATGCCAGGTATAGCAGGCATTGTGCTTACCATTGGTCTGTCGGTGGATGCTAATATTTTAATATTTGAACGTATTCGTGAAGAGTTGTTGAGTGGGAAAGCTACTAGCAACGCTATACGAGATGGTTATAAAAATGCGATGTCGTCCATCTTGGACTCCAATATCACTACCTTATTATTAGGAATTATATTATATATGTTTGGAACAGGCCCAGTTCAAGGATTTGCAACCACACTTATTATAGGTATCCTCACTTCATTGTTCTCCGCTATCTTTATCACCCGTATGGTTTTTGAACGTTGGTTGAGCAAAAACAAGGAGATCAGGTTCAGTACCAATTTTAGCAAAGGTGCTTTCCGCAATATCAATATCGATTGGGTTAAACGTCGTAAATCATATTATTTATTCTCCTCTAGTATTATAGCTTTGGGTGTAGTATTTTACTTTATCAATGGGTTTAATTTCGGTGTAGGATTTAAAGGTGGTCGTACTTATACCGTTGAGTTTAACAAAACTGCTTCCAATGACGAGCTGCGTGCTGAATTGGCTAAAACACTTGGCAACCCTCCCGAAGTAAAAACTTTTGGAGAAAGTCGAAAAAAAATTACAACTACTTATAAAATTAATGAAACCGACAATAAAACGGATTCTATCGTAGAAGGTGCTTTGATTGCGGGCTTGCATAATTGGGGCGTTACAAAACTAGATATAAAGAGTTCGCAAAAAGTAGAACCGACCATAGCTGATGATATTAAACAGACTGCTATATGGGCCATTTTATTTTCGTGTGTGCTCATGTTTATCTTTATTATGATACGATTCCGCAAATGGCAATATGGCTTGGGTGCAACAGTAGCTCTCTTCCACGACGTGCTCATCATTCTTTCCTTCTATACTATATTAAATGGAGTAATGCCTTTCACGTTAGAAATAGATCAAGATTTTATTGCAGCTCTGCTTACCGTTATGGGTTATTCAATGACCGATACGGTGGTGGTGTTCGACAGAATAAGGGAATACCTGAACTTGCGCAAGAAACGTGAGCTTGAAGGAGAAGAAAAGATAACGGTTATTAACCACGCCTTGAACAGTACACTTAGCCGTACCTTAATTACCTCTTTGACTATCTTTATCGTAATTTTGGCAATCTTTATATTCGGTGGTGAAGTAATACGTGGATTCTCTTTCTCACTACTTATAGGTATTGTGATTGGAACCTATTCATCTATATGTATAGCTACACCAGTTGTGGTAGATTTCGACAAAGACAAGAGCTAA
- the feoB gene encoding ferrous iron transport protein B, protein MVLKKLNFNYISTKPIHIALVGNPNSGKSTLFNAITGLNQKVSNFPGTTVDYKWADVGNARIIDLPGTYSIYPKSGDEQVTVSTILGQKTGFEPHKIVVVADASNLKRSLLLCLQVIDLGMPTVLALNMLDVAAQKHIQIDSVELSKLLGIPVVEINARKRQGIDLLEKTVANLKSPSKIFYQINPAIVEFLEELKIVINTGNMYKDLVLAHQVSVASHSKQNIARVFSKYEFETGKLQARETVDRFKQIDEILIECITKTAHVTDRSNFADKFITHKVWGLLIFFALLFVMFQSIFWLARWPMELIEQGFISLSSYTLQQLPNSMLGDLLANGVLSGISGVLVFVPQIVILFSLLTLLEDSGYMARVSFIMDRLMRSFGLNGKSVVPLIGGMACAVPSIMATRNIENVRDRLITIMVIPLMSCSARLPVYVLLIGLIVPDTQVWGILSMQGLVMLGMYLVGFVAALLVAWVFKMVLKQNKKNYFILEMPAYKWPTINNVSLVVWSRVKIFVKEAGLIILCVSVLLWFLGSYGPGDTFEKIENKYRQAIYKDSINAPSQMQAEKLEASYAGHFGKWIEPAISPLGFDWKIGIALLSSFAAREVFVGTMSAIYSIGDGEGHLSLKHKMQAEINIQTGKPRYSMATVWSLMFFYAFALQCTSTIAVVYRETKSWKWPLLQIVILTGMAYLASLTIYQLFS, encoded by the coding sequence TTGGTTCTAAAAAAATTAAACTTTAATTATATCAGCACCAAACCTATCCATATTGCCCTAGTAGGAAATCCAAACTCAGGAAAATCTACTTTGTTTAATGCCATTACTGGCCTTAACCAAAAAGTAAGCAATTTTCCAGGCACTACGGTCGATTATAAATGGGCAGATGTTGGAAATGCACGAATCATTGACCTGCCAGGCACTTATAGTATATATCCCAAAAGTGGCGATGAACAGGTAACGGTTTCCACCATCTTAGGTCAAAAAACAGGATTCGAACCACATAAAATTGTAGTAGTTGCAGATGCTTCAAATTTGAAACGCTCACTGCTTTTGTGTTTGCAGGTAATTGACTTGGGGATGCCTACTGTATTGGCTTTGAACATGCTAGATGTTGCTGCACAAAAACATATACAAATTGATTCGGTAGAACTATCCAAACTATTAGGTATACCTGTGGTTGAAATTAATGCACGCAAAAGACAGGGCATTGATTTATTAGAAAAAACTGTTGCCAATTTAAAAAGCCCGTCCAAAATATTTTACCAAATTAATCCAGCCATTGTCGAATTTTTGGAAGAACTAAAAATTGTGATCAATACGGGCAATATGTATAAAGATTTGGTATTGGCCCATCAAGTTTCTGTTGCGTCGCATTCAAAACAAAATATAGCACGCGTTTTTTCAAAATATGAATTTGAAACTGGGAAATTACAAGCACGCGAAACCGTGGATCGATTCAAACAGATTGATGAAATACTGATTGAGTGTATTACAAAAACGGCACATGTAACCGACCGCAGTAATTTTGCAGATAAATTTATAACACACAAAGTTTGGGGATTGCTCATCTTTTTTGCCTTATTATTTGTGATGTTCCAAAGTATATTCTGGCTAGCACGCTGGCCCATGGAATTAATCGAACAAGGATTTATTAGCCTCAGTTCATATACATTGCAACAATTACCTAACAGTATGTTGGGAGATTTATTGGCCAATGGTGTTCTATCAGGAATATCAGGCGTCTTGGTTTTTGTTCCGCAAATTGTTATATTGTTTTCATTGCTCACCCTACTCGAAGACAGCGGCTATATGGCTCGCGTTAGTTTCATCATGGACCGACTGATGCGAAGCTTTGGACTTAACGGTAAATCGGTGGTGCCACTTATTGGAGGTATGGCTTGTGCAGTGCCTTCTATAATGGCAACCAGAAATATAGAAAATGTGCGTGACCGTTTGATAACTATTATGGTTATACCTTTAATGAGTTGCAGTGCCCGGTTGCCAGTATATGTTTTGCTCATTGGTCTTATAGTGCCCGACACACAGGTATGGGGTATATTGAGCATGCAAGGTTTGGTAATGTTGGGAATGTATCTCGTAGGTTTTGTTGCCGCACTTTTGGTAGCATGGGTTTTTAAAATGGTATTGAAACAAAACAAGAAAAATTATTTTATATTAGAAATGCCTGCCTATAAATGGCCTACTATTAATAATGTTTCATTAGTAGTATGGAGCCGCGTAAAAATATTCGTAAAAGAAGCAGGACTTATTATACTTTGTGTATCCGTTTTGTTATGGTTTTTAGGAAGTTATGGGCCAGGTGATACTTTTGAAAAAATAGAAAATAAATATAGGCAAGCGATTTATAAAGATTCTATCAATGCACCTTCGCAAATGCAGGCCGAAAAGCTGGAAGCATCGTATGCAGGGCATTTTGGCAAATGGATAGAACCTGCCATCAGTCCTTTAGGTTTCGATTGGAAAATTGGGATTGCACTGCTCAGTTCATTTGCAGCACGAGAAGTTTTTGTGGGAACCATGTCGGCCATATATAGTATTGGTGATGGAGAAGGGCACCTAAGTTTGAAACATAAAATGCAGGCAGAAATAAATATACAAACTGGCAAGCCAAGATATAGTATGGCCACCGTGTGGTCGCTCATGTTCTTTTACGCATTTGCCCTGCAATGTACTAGCACCATTGCGGTGGTATATAGGGAGACTAAATCGTGGAAATGGCCCCTATTGCAAATTGTGATACTTACAGGAATGGCATACCTAGCCAGCTTAACTATATACCAGCTATTTTCCTGA
- a CDS encoding dihydroneopterin aldolase translates to MNYTVKLDRMYFRANHGLYDFEKEQGNDFYLNVEVKIILPGTHVFANIEHATNYEIIALVCKKHMAGTYDLLEQVAHIIALDLFQVLPLAGIVTVEITKAKPPIDLDCAGSVVRLELNRGEIGR, encoded by the coding sequence ATGAATTATACTGTCAAACTAGACCGAATGTATTTTAGGGCCAACCATGGGCTATATGATTTTGAAAAAGAACAAGGCAATGATTTTTATTTGAATGTGGAAGTAAAAATCATCCTTCCTGGCACCCACGTATTTGCCAATATTGAACATGCTACCAATTACGAAATTATAGCTTTGGTTTGCAAAAAACACATGGCAGGAACTTACGACTTATTGGAGCAAGTGGCACATATAATTGCATTGGATTTATTTCAGGTGCTCCCACTTGCAGGCATTGTTACGGTAGAAATCACCAAAGCGAAACCGCCTATCGATTTGGATTGTGCGGGTTCGGTAGTGCGGCTTGAGTTGAATCGCGGAGAAATAGGTCGCTAA
- a CDS encoding M1 family metallopeptidase, whose protein sequence is MKRFLKFEIRQIPLLALILALSCTDNDLKNNMSEIDKHSFAIPNEAKVTHLDLNLKVDFITKTLSGYVDLLVENKTHTKQLILDSRDLTLEKIEIDGNSQPTEFKLGDTIKYLGQSLTIKITPDTKKVRIYYRTSAQSSAIQWLDASQTSGGKHPFMFTQSQAILARSWVPLQDGPGVKFTYNATITCPSNLMALMSAENDTAKHVDGIYHFKQAKPIPSYLMALAVGDIAFKKLGDNCGIYAEPNMLEKAAWEFADMGTMIKSAEGLYGKYLWGQYDVLVLPPSFPFGGMENPCLTFATPTVIAGDRSLVSLVAHELAHSWSGNLVTNATWDDFWLNEGFTVYFEHRIMEKIYGKLYVDMLCKLELDEMKKEMSEMGDTNPDTKLKLKLAGRDPDEGVTDIAYIKGCFFLQTIENTVGREKWDQFVNTYFKTFAFKSITTERFLEYLNSELIKGNKQWQEKIKINEWVYGTGLPSNYPNIQSSELHKSERAAKEFTNPEKLDTKGWTTHHWLHFLRSLPKKIALKDLEKLDAKFKFTQSGNCEILCDWFQIAIVNHYEAAYKALEKYLCTVGRRKFVEPLYEKLLTYPQIKALAKDIYCKARPSYHTVTRTTIDQMMENK, encoded by the coding sequence ATGAAAAGATTTTTGAAATTTGAAATTAGACAAATCCCTTTATTGGCGTTAATTTTAGCCCTCAGTTGTACTGATAATGACTTGAAAAACAACATGTCAGAAATTGATAAACATTCTTTCGCAATTCCCAATGAAGCGAAGGTGACCCATTTAGACTTGAACTTGAAGGTAGATTTCATAACTAAGACATTAAGTGGATATGTGGATTTATTGGTTGAAAACAAAACTCATACCAAGCAACTGATTTTAGATTCGAGGGATTTAACCCTAGAAAAAATTGAAATTGATGGAAATAGTCAGCCTACAGAATTTAAATTGGGAGATACCATAAAATATTTGGGGCAATCTTTAACCATCAAAATTACACCCGATACCAAAAAAGTGCGGATATATTATCGTACTTCTGCACAATCTTCTGCTATTCAATGGCTGGATGCAAGTCAAACCTCGGGCGGGAAACATCCATTTATGTTTACGCAAAGTCAGGCCATACTGGCCCGAAGTTGGGTGCCACTTCAAGATGGCCCCGGTGTTAAGTTTACCTATAATGCCACTATTACCTGCCCTAGCAACCTCATGGCCCTAATGAGTGCAGAGAACGATACTGCAAAACACGTTGACGGTATCTACCATTTCAAACAGGCCAAGCCCATCCCAAGTTATTTAATGGCTTTGGCGGTGGGAGATATCGCATTTAAAAAACTGGGGGACAATTGCGGCATCTACGCTGAACCGAATATGTTGGAAAAGGCTGCATGGGAATTTGCGGATATGGGCACTATGATAAAATCGGCAGAGGGGCTTTACGGGAAGTACTTATGGGGCCAATATGATGTATTGGTTTTGCCGCCTAGTTTCCCTTTTGGTGGTATGGAAAACCCTTGCCTCACTTTTGCTACCCCTACTGTAATAGCTGGCGATAGAAGTTTGGTGTCGTTAGTGGCACATGAACTTGCACATAGTTGGAGTGGCAACTTAGTGACCAATGCCACTTGGGACGACTTTTGGTTGAACGAGGGTTTTACTGTTTATTTTGAACATCGTATTATGGAAAAAATATACGGGAAGCTTTATGTGGATATGCTTTGCAAACTTGAGCTTGATGAAATGAAAAAAGAGATGAGCGAAATGGGAGATACCAATCCCGATACGAAATTAAAATTGAAGTTGGCAGGGCGTGATCCTGATGAAGGTGTAACTGACATTGCTTATATAAAAGGTTGCTTCTTTTTGCAAACTATTGAAAACACGGTAGGTAGGGAGAAGTGGGACCAATTTGTAAATACTTATTTCAAAACTTTTGCTTTCAAAAGCATCACCACCGAGCGTTTCCTCGAATATCTAAATTCGGAACTTATTAAGGGAAATAAGCAGTGGCAAGAAAAAATTAAAATTAATGAATGGGTATATGGAACAGGTCTTCCTTCAAATTACCCAAATATACAAAGTAGCGAGCTTCACAAATCGGAGCGGGCTGCCAAAGAATTTACGAATCCCGAAAAACTAGATACAAAAGGTTGGACAACGCATCATTGGTTGCATTTCCTACGGTCACTTCCTAAAAAAATAGCTTTGAAAGACCTAGAGAAGTTGGATGCTAAATTCAAATTTACGCAATCAGGCAACTGCGAAATTTTATGCGATTGGTTTCAGATAGCTATTGTTAACCATTATGAAGCTGCGTATAAGGCTTTGGAAAAATATTTATGCACGGTGGGACGTCGTAAATTTGTGGAACCCTTATATGAAAAGCTACTGACTTACCCACAAATAAAGGCGTTGGCGAAAGATATATATTGCAAAGCCCGACCAAGTTACCATACTGTTACTCGAACAACTATTGACCAAATGATGGAAAACAAGTAA
- a CDS encoding DUF4468 domain-containing protein has product MSRISKISKWVKTLIIMLMFSYSAVAQDETPVDTTLVADSIVQPTTPKYERFKMNVDSITQLVTYKAIVDQTETQADSFYLRAKRWANGKYQLSKNKKLILLDKPNEKLIVRARFASVPAGNKYSRQSNGFIVFNLTLIFKDEKYKYIIDNIIYEPEVDPLDKEARKEPLDVTPFEYYIQVKHKKKQTDALLQGADIDIKKLLEEIKKSLENPKISEEDDF; this is encoded by the coding sequence ATGTCTCGAATTTCAAAAATCAGCAAGTGGGTAAAAACATTAATCATTATGTTAATGTTTAGCTATAGTGCTGTAGCTCAAGATGAAACACCTGTAGATACCACATTGGTTGCAGATTCTATCGTTCAGCCTACTACCCCCAAATACGAACGTTTTAAAATGAACGTTGATTCAATTACACAATTGGTTACTTATAAAGCTATAGTGGATCAAACAGAGACTCAAGCAGATTCTTTTTACCTTCGTGCAAAACGTTGGGCTAACGGTAAATACCAATTATCTAAAAACAAAAAACTAATATTATTAGACAAACCAAATGAAAAACTAATTGTTAGGGCTCGATTTGCTTCTGTACCTGCAGGCAATAAGTATAGCAGACAAAGCAATGGTTTTATAGTTTTTAACTTAACGCTTATATTCAAAGACGAGAAATATAAATATATTATTGACAATATTATATACGAACCCGAAGTTGACCCATTGGACAAAGAAGCTAGGAAAGAACCATTGGACGTAACACCTTTTGAATATTATATTCAAGTAAAGCACAAAAAGAAACAAACGGATGCATTGCTCCAAGGTGCTGATATCGACATCAAGAAATTATTAGAGGAAATTAAGAAGTCGCTCGAGAATCCAAAAATTTCAGAGGAAGACGACTTTTAG
- a CDS encoding FeoA family protein, translated as MYLSELKKGETAIIEAIEADDLLAKLFEMGCVPGEKVKMVLIAPFGDPVAIQVAGYTLAMRVQEAAKVRIRKDSFGSKKIKL; from the coding sequence ATGTACTTGTCCGAACTAAAAAAGGGGGAAACCGCTATAATAGAAGCCATTGAAGCCGATGATCTGTTGGCCAAGTTATTCGAAATGGGCTGTGTTCCTGGTGAAAAAGTAAAAATGGTTTTGATTGCCCCTTTTGGCGACCCCGTTGCTATTCAGGTAGCTGGCTATACCTTGGCTATGCGGGTGCAAGAAGCAGCAAAAGTGCGTATCAGAAAAGATAGTTTTGGTTCTAAAAAAATTAAACTTTAA
- a CDS encoding WG repeat-containing protein, producing MKIFATFIIILTITSQICAQKFSFNMMTSRYSLHNKKGKTICAECYLEVRTFKNGKAWVKDTSGAEHSSEYTSDGYSVGNPKDYALWGLINKKGQWVVKPSYNVLDTFIDGKAIITKYSYKYYYTSLSSDFTERVDSFKGIENDYNYRHVRFFDLNPNNGMVAESGKEIIPIKYPELYRYINGYALASLGIRPKMYDPNNLQKISYSNTSNDTHTRYILFDEKGNIYKRLYHQEIVPQYITTSSENYFNSPEFSENAFIYKKPPLFYSYMDVHDNVEYYGLLDSKGNEFIPPYVFTNQRENVTFVLDDINDPYVGHDTAIITYSRPPFYYDSLSGQLFFKFVNGKTNSSLVADDKGTILYKSNNEFFLNSFPSNSFRYINFAHANGTYIINFSCPIGENYDTVKKYFDQFKPFPNMEIEAFQGNPNDTTSSKIGHKLYITHRDSLYGLINKSLKEIIPIKYAAVYEDGSGELFPSGARFDYAPPNILYINQTGQYIYSGKNITTSRMEAFIISPDGEIVTNIIDCTDIVWEPQKLMYSITLLGGVNKLCDTKGNIK from the coding sequence ATGAAAATATTTGCTACCTTCATTATTATACTAACTATTACTAGCCAAATTTGTGCTCAAAAATTTAGCTTTAATATGATGACGTCTAGATATAGCCTCCACAACAAAAAAGGCAAGACTATCTGTGCCGAATGTTATTTAGAAGTCAGAACTTTCAAAAATGGGAAGGCTTGGGTAAAAGATACATCAGGAGCAGAGCATAGCAGCGAATATACGAGCGACGGGTATTCAGTTGGCAATCCAAAGGATTATGCACTGTGGGGTTTGATAAATAAAAAAGGACAATGGGTAGTGAAACCCAGTTATAATGTATTGGATACTTTTATAGATGGTAAAGCTATTATAACAAAGTATAGTTATAAATATTATTATACAAGCCTCTCTTCCGATTTTACAGAAAGAGTCGATTCATTTAAAGGGATAGAAAATGATTATAATTATCGACACGTGCGATTTTTCGATTTAAATCCTAACAATGGTATGGTAGCAGAAAGTGGTAAAGAAATTATACCAATAAAATATCCAGAACTATATAGATATATTAATGGCTATGCCCTTGCAAGCCTGGGTATAAGGCCTAAAATGTATGACCCAAATAACTTGCAGAAAATATCCTATAGTAATACTTCCAACGATACGCATACCAGATATATATTGTTTGATGAAAAAGGGAATATATATAAAAGATTATACCACCAAGAAATAGTTCCCCAATACATAACTACCAGTTCCGAAAATTATTTCAATTCTCCCGAGTTTAGTGAAAACGCCTTCATATATAAAAAGCCCCCGCTTTTTTATTCCTATATGGACGTGCACGACAATGTGGAATATTATGGATTGCTTGATAGTAAAGGGAATGAATTTATACCTCCCTATGTATTTACCAATCAAAGAGAAAATGTTACCTTCGTATTGGATGATATAAACGACCCATACGTTGGCCATGATACCGCCATCATCACGTATAGTAGACCTCCTTTTTACTATGATTCATTAAGTGGTCAATTGTTTTTCAAATTTGTAAATGGGAAAACAAATTCATCATTAGTAGCCGATGATAAAGGAACGATATTATATAAAAGTAATAATGAGTTTTTTTTAAATTCTTTCCCATCTAATTCTTTTCGTTATATTAATTTTGCACATGCCAATGGTACTTATATAATAAATTTTAGTTGCCCAATTGGTGAAAATTATGATACCGTAAAAAAATATTTTGACCAGTTCAAACCCTTTCCCAATATGGAAATTGAAGCATTTCAGGGAAATCCGAATGATACAACTTCTAGTAAAATTGGGCACAAGTTATATATCACACACCGAGACTCGTTATATGGACTTATCAATAAAAGCTTAAAAGAAATTATTCCTATAAAGTACGCGGCAGTATATGAAGATGGGAGCGGGGAACTTTTTCCTAGCGGGGCACGATTTGACTATGCACCACCAAATATATTATATATTAATCAAACGGGCCAATATATATACTCAGGAAAAAATATAACAACGAGCAGAATGGAAGCATTTATTATATCGCCCGATGGAGAAATTGTTACAAATATTATTGATTGCACGGATATTGTGTGGGAGCCACAAAAATTGATGTACTCAATAACTTTATTAGGGGGCGTCAATAAATTATGTGACACTAAAGGCAATATAAAATAA
- the dinB gene encoding DNA polymerase IV, whose protein sequence is MRKIIHVDMDAFFASVEQYDNPSLRGKAIAVGGGENRGVVAAASYEARKFGVRSAMSGKTAKQKCPHLIFVRPHFERYREVSGLVMGIFHEFTDLVQPMSLDEAYLDVTENKVGNIYAAKIAKSIKQKIFDITGLTASAGVSFNKFLAKIASDMNKPDGLKVILPGDAQALLDKLPIEKFHGIGEKTAERMRKHGIHTGLDIRAHELDFLEKHFGKAGTFYYHIVRCIDYREVKTDWVRKSLGAEETFDSDIIEPDDLIAQLSVIAKTVAHRLEKRELKGHTLTLKIKYHDFELKTRSKTFTEWVNEAEELLEHAVALLYNPELPHKPVRLLGISISNLNIEEQTPPQLSLSVAFDLQLKLPFSDLFLRDSTQAALPNPHNPNR, encoded by the coding sequence ATGCGTAAAATCATCCATGTAGATATGGATGCGTTTTTTGCATCCGTCGAACAATATGACAATCCTTCGCTAAGGGGCAAGGCCATTGCTGTTGGAGGTGGCGAAAATCGTGGCGTGGTTGCGGCAGCTAGTTATGAAGCACGGAAATTTGGTGTACGTTCAGCCATGTCAGGCAAGACAGCCAAACAAAAATGCCCCCATCTTATTTTTGTCAGACCGCACTTTGAACGATACCGCGAAGTATCGGGGCTAGTAATGGGAATATTCCACGAGTTTACTGATTTGGTTCAACCTATGAGTTTGGATGAAGCCTACTTGGATGTAACCGAAAATAAAGTTGGCAATATATATGCTGCTAAAATAGCCAAATCTATCAAACAAAAGATATTTGATATAACAGGACTTACGGCCTCAGCAGGGGTATCTTTCAATAAGTTTCTAGCCAAAATAGCAAGTGATATGAACAAACCCGATGGCCTCAAAGTTATTTTACCCGGCGATGCACAAGCACTTTTAGATAAACTACCCATTGAAAAATTTCACGGAATAGGGGAAAAAACAGCAGAGAGAATGCGTAAGCATGGAATACATACAGGCCTTGACATTAGAGCACATGAACTTGATTTTTTGGAAAAGCACTTCGGTAAAGCGGGCACATTTTATTACCATATAGTGCGGTGTATCGACTATCGGGAAGTAAAAACCGACTGGGTTCGTAAGTCATTAGGTGCCGAGGAAACCTTCGATTCAGATATTATAGAACCCGACGATTTGATAGCTCAATTAAGTGTGATCGCAAAGACAGTGGCACACCGTTTAGAAAAAAGAGAACTGAAGGGGCATACCCTTACTTTAAAAATTAAATACCATGATTTTGAACTCAAAACACGGAGCAAAACTTTTACGGAATGGGTGAATGAAGCAGAGGAATTATTAGAACATGCCGTAGCACTATTATATAATCCTGAATTGCCTCATAAGCCTGTTAGGCTGCTTGGTATAAGTATATCGAACTTGAACATAGAAGAGCAAACCCCGCCACAACTAAGTCTTTCAGTTGCTTTCGACTTGCAATTAAAACTTCCTTTTAGCGACCTATTTCTCCGCGATTCAACTCAAGCCGCACTACCGAACCCGCACAATCCAAATCGATAG